A single region of the Streptomyces sp. NBC_00425 genome encodes:
- a CDS encoding SCO1664 family protein, with product MSAPERIPPGGVKTTDPATAALLAHGELTVRGRIREASNAALYCTVAHEGREAACVYKPVAGERPLWDFPDGTLAGREVAAYEVSEATGWGLVPPTVLREGPYGEGMCQLWIETAPEVELLALVEAEEPGPGWKAVGFAEVGEGRTALLVHADDERLRRLAVLDAVINNADRKGGHLLPTAGGRLYGIDHGVTFNAENKLRTLLWGWAGEPLTGEAVEVLKGIETALEPDGRLTALLSALITPAELDATRARTEALLASGTHPEPTGDWPAIPWPPV from the coding sequence ATGTCCGCGCCAGAACGGATACCGCCGGGGGGCGTGAAGACCACCGACCCCGCCACCGCCGCGCTCCTCGCGCACGGTGAGCTCACCGTCCGCGGACGCATCCGTGAGGCCTCGAACGCGGCGCTGTACTGCACCGTCGCCCACGAGGGCCGGGAGGCCGCCTGCGTCTACAAGCCCGTGGCCGGCGAGCGGCCGCTGTGGGACTTTCCCGACGGCACCCTCGCCGGGCGCGAGGTGGCCGCCTACGAGGTCTCCGAGGCCACCGGCTGGGGCCTGGTGCCGCCGACCGTGCTGCGGGAGGGACCGTACGGCGAGGGCATGTGCCAGCTGTGGATCGAGACGGCCCCCGAGGTCGAGCTGCTCGCCCTCGTCGAGGCGGAGGAGCCCGGACCGGGCTGGAAGGCCGTCGGGTTCGCCGAGGTCGGCGAGGGCCGCACCGCGCTCCTGGTGCACGCCGACGACGAACGGCTCAGGCGACTCGCCGTCCTCGACGCGGTGATCAACAACGCCGACCGCAAGGGCGGCCATCTGCTGCCCACCGCCGGCGGCCGGCTCTACGGCATCGACCACGGCGTCACCTTCAACGCCGAGAACAAGCTGCGCACCCTGCTGTGGGGCTGGGCGGGGGAGCCGCTGACGGGCGAGGCCGTGGAGGTGCTCAAGGGCATCGAAACAGCCCTGGAGCCGGACGGGCGGCTGACGGCCCTCCTGAGCGCGCTGATCACCCCCGCCGAACTCGACGCCACGCGCGCGCGTACCGAGGCGCTGCTGGCGTCGGGCACCCATCCCGAGCCGACGGGCGACTGGCCGGCGATCCCCTGGCCACCCGTCTAG
- a CDS encoding PAC2 family protein: MIELEGVPELIDPVMVAAFEGWNDAGDAASTAVAHLEREWKGEVFAALDAEDYYDFQVNRPTVWLDAGVRKITWPTTRLSVVRVGGDKPRDLVLVRGIEPSMRWRSFCNELLGFAHELGVELVVILGALLGDTPHTRPVPISGTTSDADLAQRMDLEETKYEGPTGIVGVLQEACTHAGVPAVSLWAAVPHYVSQPPNPKATLALLNRLEDLIDVRIPLGELPEDARAWQVGVDQLAAEDTEVAEYVQTLEEARDTAELPEASGEAIAREFERYLRRRDGGGPPDPGERTRPPWPPKPSEEAPGDRPSEDASDDGDSSED, translated from the coding sequence GTGATCGAGCTCGAGGGGGTTCCCGAGCTGATCGACCCGGTCATGGTGGCCGCGTTCGAGGGCTGGAACGACGCCGGCGACGCCGCCTCCACCGCGGTCGCGCATCTGGAGCGGGAGTGGAAGGGCGAGGTGTTCGCGGCGCTGGACGCCGAGGACTACTACGACTTCCAGGTGAACCGTCCGACGGTGTGGCTGGACGCAGGCGTACGCAAGATCACCTGGCCGACGACGAGACTGTCCGTGGTGCGGGTCGGCGGTGACAAGCCCCGCGACCTGGTGTTGGTACGGGGCATCGAACCGTCGATGCGCTGGCGCTCGTTCTGCAACGAACTGCTCGGCTTCGCCCACGAGTTGGGCGTGGAGCTGGTGGTCATCCTGGGCGCCCTGCTCGGCGACACCCCGCACACGCGCCCGGTGCCGATCAGCGGGACGACGTCGGACGCGGACCTGGCGCAGCGGATGGACCTGGAGGAGACCAAGTACGAGGGCCCCACGGGCATCGTCGGCGTCCTCCAGGAGGCCTGCACACACGCGGGCGTGCCCGCGGTGAGCCTCTGGGCGGCCGTGCCGCACTACGTCTCGCAGCCGCCGAACCCGAAGGCGACGCTGGCCCTCCTCAACCGTCTGGAGGACCTGATCGACGTCCGCATCCCGCTGGGCGAGCTGCCGGAGGACGCGCGTGCCTGGCAGGTGGGCGTGGACCAGCTGGCCGCCGAGGACACCGAGGTCGCCGAGTACGTCCAGACGCTGGAGGAGGCCCGGGACACCGCCGAGCTGCCGGAGGCGTCGGGCGAGGCGATCGCCCGCGAGTTCGAGCGCTATCTGCGGCGGCGGGACGGCGGTGGGCCGCCCGATCCGGGGGAGCGGACCCGTCCCCCGTGGCCCCCGAAGCCGAGCGAGGAGGCCCCCGGCGACAGGCCGAGCGAGGATGCCTCCGACGACGGCGATTCGTCGGAGGACTGA
- the mshC gene encoding cysteine--1-D-myo-inosityl 2-amino-2-deoxy-alpha-D-glucopyranoside ligase, which yields MHAWPASEVPALPGQGRDLRIHDTATGGSVSLAPGPVARIYVCGITPYDATHMGHAATYNAFDLVQRVWLDTKRQVHYVQNVTDVDDPLLERAERDGVDWVALAEKETALFREDMTALRMLPPRDYIGAVEAIPGIVPLVERLRDAGAAYELEGDVYFSVESDPHFGRVSNLDAAAMRLLSAERGGDPDRPGKKNPLDPMLWMAAREGEPSWDGGSLGRGRPGWHIECVAIALDHLGMGFDVQGGGSDLAFPHHEMGASHAQALTGEFPMAKAYVHAGMVALDGEKMSKSRGNLVFVSRLRQDGVDPAAIRLTLLAHHYRADWEWTDQVLADAQARLGRWRAAVSRPDGPPAEALVEEIRAALANDLDAPAALAAVDRWAALQQERGGTDIGAPGVVSRAVDALLGVAL from the coding sequence ATGCATGCCTGGCCCGCTTCCGAGGTCCCCGCCCTGCCTGGTCAGGGCCGCGACCTGAGGATCCACGACACCGCGACCGGCGGCTCGGTCTCCCTCGCCCCCGGTCCCGTCGCCCGTATCTACGTCTGCGGCATCACGCCGTACGACGCGACCCACATGGGTCACGCGGCGACCTACAATGCGTTCGACCTCGTTCAGCGCGTGTGGCTCGACACCAAGCGGCAGGTTCACTACGTCCAGAACGTGACCGACGTCGACGACCCGCTGCTCGAGCGAGCCGAGCGCGACGGCGTCGACTGGGTCGCCCTCGCCGAGAAGGAGACGGCCCTCTTCCGCGAGGACATGACCGCCCTGCGGATGCTCCCGCCGCGGGACTACATCGGCGCCGTGGAGGCGATACCCGGCATCGTCCCGCTCGTCGAGCGACTGCGGGACGCGGGCGCCGCCTACGAACTCGAGGGCGACGTCTACTTCTCCGTCGAGTCCGACCCGCACTTCGGCCGGGTCTCGAACCTCGACGCGGCGGCCATGCGGCTGCTGTCCGCCGAGCGCGGCGGCGACCCGGACCGCCCGGGCAAGAAGAACCCGCTCGACCCGATGCTGTGGATGGCGGCCCGCGAGGGCGAGCCCAGCTGGGACGGCGGCTCGCTCGGCCGGGGCCGTCCCGGCTGGCACATCGAGTGCGTGGCCATCGCGCTGGACCACCTCGGGATGGGCTTCGACGTGCAGGGCGGCGGCTCGGACCTCGCCTTCCCGCACCACGAGATGGGCGCCTCCCACGCCCAGGCGCTGACCGGCGAGTTCCCGATGGCCAAGGCGTACGTCCACGCCGGCATGGTCGCCCTCGACGGCGAGAAGATGTCGAAGTCCCGGGGCAACCTCGTCTTCGTCTCCCGGCTGCGCCAGGACGGCGTCGACCCCGCGGCGATCCGGCTCACCCTTCTCGCCCACCACTACCGCGCCGACTGGGAGTGGACCGACCAGGTCCTGGCGGACGCGCAGGCCCGGCTCGGCCGCTGGCGCGCGGCCGTCTCCCGGCCCGACGGGCCGCCCGCCGAGGCGCTCGTCGAGGAGATCCGGGCAGCCCTCGCGAACGACCTCGACGCACCCGCCGCGCTGGCCGCCGTCGACCGCTGGGCCGCGCTCCAGCAGGAGCGGGGCGGCACCGACATCGGCGCCCCCGGAGTCGTGTCCCGTGCGGTGGACGCCCTGTTGGGCGTGGCGCTGTAA
- a CDS encoding DUF3090 domain-containing protein encodes MSRQVFLYDPPDRFVAGTVGLPGRRTFFLQATAGTRVTSVALEKTQVAALAERMDELLDEVVRRSGGSAAVPAVSPAENTDTAPLDTPIEEEFRVGTMALAWDGEEQRMIVEAQALVELEADSEEDLAEAEEKLLQDEENGPPMLRVRLSGSQARAFAKRALDVVNAGRPPCPLCSLPLDPEGHVCPRQNGYRRGA; translated from the coding sequence CGTCAGGTGTTCCTCTACGACCCCCCGGACCGCTTCGTGGCCGGTACGGTCGGACTGCCCGGGCGCCGTACCTTCTTCCTCCAGGCCACCGCCGGTACCCGGGTGACCAGCGTGGCCCTGGAGAAGACCCAGGTCGCCGCCCTCGCCGAGCGCATGGACGAGCTGCTGGACGAGGTCGTCCGGCGCAGCGGCGGCAGCGCCGCGGTACCCGCCGTGTCGCCGGCCGAGAACACCGACACGGCGCCCCTCGACACCCCGATCGAGGAGGAGTTCCGGGTCGGCACCATGGCCCTCGCCTGGGACGGCGAGGAACAGCGCATGATCGTCGAGGCGCAGGCCCTCGTGGAACTCGAGGCAGACTCCGAGGAGGACCTCGCGGAGGCCGAGGAGAAACTCCTGCAGGACGAGGAGAACGGCCCGCCGATGCTGCGGGTCCGGCTCAGCGGCTCCCAGGCCAGGGCCTTCGCCAAGCGCGCCCTCGACGTCGTCAACGCCGGCCGTCCGCCGTGCCCGCTGTGCAGCCTGCCGCTCGACCCGGAAGGACATGTATGTCCGCGCCAGAACGGATACCGCCGGGGGGCGTGA